The Nocardioides panzhihuensis genome has a segment encoding these proteins:
- a CDS encoding lysine N(6)-hydroxylase/L-ornithine N(5)-oxygenase family protein, whose product MNAPTTPATVFTVSGGSAHVHDLIGIGLGPFNLGLAALADPISELDCLFLEGRDRFDWHPGMMLDDATLQVPFMADLVTMADPTSRFSFLNFLKQNGRIYPFYIRESFLPHRREYNQYCQWVAERLDSVRFGQQVTSVEHDGETYVVTTATGERHLTRRLVLGTGTSPRVPECAATAVAGDGPAIHSAEYLARKDELVDRRSITVVGSGQSAAEVYLDLLTDQPDHDYQLAWLTRSPRFFSMEYTKLTLELTSPEYSAYFQALPADKRDRLLKSQQSLYKGISGDTIDAIHEALYTRSVGQGGGGVAGTTLLTNTEVRGVTGTEDGYHLALRHVEQEEDYEMDTEALVLATGYRAGIPAFLEPVRDRLRLDENGRYAASSTFSVDHTDREIWVQNGEEHTHGFVAPDLGMGAYRSSVILAAILGREPYPVEKRVAFQEFGVPDRFKIQPGKIQPSELQTEENR is encoded by the coding sequence ATGAACGCACCCACGACTCCCGCAACTGTGTTCACAGTCTCTGGTGGATCGGCTCACGTCCACGACCTGATCGGCATCGGGCTCGGCCCGTTCAACCTAGGCCTGGCCGCGCTGGCCGACCCGATCAGCGAGCTCGACTGCCTCTTCCTCGAGGGCCGCGACCGGTTCGACTGGCACCCCGGCATGATGCTCGACGACGCCACCTTGCAGGTGCCGTTCATGGCAGACCTGGTGACGATGGCCGACCCGACCTCGCGCTTCAGCTTCCTCAACTTCCTCAAGCAGAACGGCCGGATCTACCCGTTCTACATCCGGGAGAGCTTCCTGCCCCATCGACGCGAGTACAACCAGTACTGCCAGTGGGTCGCCGAGCGGCTCGACTCGGTCCGGTTCGGGCAGCAGGTCACCTCTGTCGAGCACGACGGGGAGACGTACGTCGTCACCACCGCCACCGGCGAGAGGCATCTGACCAGGCGGCTGGTGCTCGGGACCGGCACGAGCCCGCGCGTCCCCGAGTGCGCCGCTACGGCGGTGGCGGGGGACGGGCCGGCCATCCACAGCGCGGAGTACCTGGCGCGCAAGGACGAGCTCGTCGACCGACGCAGCATCACGGTGGTCGGCAGCGGCCAGTCGGCCGCCGAGGTCTACCTCGACCTGCTGACCGACCAGCCCGACCACGACTACCAGCTGGCCTGGCTGACCCGCAGCCCGCGGTTCTTCTCGATGGAGTACACCAAGCTCACCCTCGAGCTGACCTCTCCGGAGTACTCCGCCTACTTCCAGGCGCTGCCCGCCGACAAGCGCGACCGGCTGCTGAAATCGCAGCAGAGCCTCTACAAGGGCATCTCGGGCGACACCATCGACGCGATCCACGAGGCGCTCTACACCCGCTCGGTCGGCCAGGGGGGTGGTGGCGTCGCCGGGACCACTCTGCTGACCAACACCGAGGTGCGCGGCGTGACCGGCACGGAGGATGGCTACCACCTTGCGCTGCGCCACGTGGAGCAGGAGGAGGACTACGAGATGGACACCGAGGCGCTCGTCCTCGCCACCGGCTATCGCGCCGGCATCCCGGCCTTCCTCGAGCCTGTCCGCGACCGGCTCCGCCTGGACGAGAATGGCCGCTACGCCGCCAGCTCGACCTTCTCCGTCGACCACACCGACCGCGAGATCTGGGTGCAGAACGGCGAGGAGCACACCCACGGCTTCGTCGCTCCCGACCTCGGCATGGGTGCCTACCGCAGCTCGGTGATCCTCGCCGCCATCCTCGGCCGGGAGCCGTACCCAGTCGAGAAGCGCGTCGCGTTCCAGGAGTTCGGCGTGCCTGACCGGTTCAAAATTCAGCCCGGCAAGATTCAGCCCAGCGAGCTCCAGACGGAGGAGAACCGATGA
- a CDS encoding aspartate aminotransferase family protein, translating to MSAPHLEHLFHPDNAREYTSGITEAIRLLVDQLATLEGPTTGISPELAAKPVAEVDLDDPLLDGGAALAEVSRLWLEDAVWFHDPSYAAHLNCPVVIPALVGELLIAAVNTSMDTFDQSVGGTFMERRLIDWTAARAGYPEATRDGIFTSGGSQSNLQALLLARGEAERRGVPLDRLRFLTSEDSHFSIAKSARLLGMGDAAAIAIPTDADRRMDVVALRAALDDCVVDGLVPAAVVATAGTTDFGVIDPLHAIADACQDFNVWFHVDAAYGGGLLASPRYRHLLDGIERSNSITIDYHKTWFQPVSSSALLVRDLATMQHASWYADYLNPRESENPNQVDKSLQTTRRFDALKLWLTLRTMGADQIGAYLESVIDLAREVYDLLGAQPDIEVVAPSQLSTVVFRYRDPLLDEEALGDLNRRIRAEMWSGGRGVVAATKVDGRQFLKLTLLNPKASVQDVLELIEQVRALGLSLGRVVPEVAR from the coding sequence GTGAGCGCACCGCACTTGGAGCATCTGTTCCACCCCGACAATGCTCGTGAGTACACCAGCGGCATCACCGAAGCGATCAGGCTTCTCGTGGACCAGCTCGCCACGCTCGAGGGCCCCACCACCGGTATCTCGCCCGAGCTGGCCGCCAAGCCCGTCGCCGAGGTCGATCTCGACGATCCGCTCCTGGACGGCGGCGCCGCGTTGGCCGAGGTCAGCCGGCTCTGGCTCGAGGACGCGGTCTGGTTCCACGACCCTTCCTATGCGGCTCACCTCAACTGCCCGGTCGTCATTCCCGCCCTCGTCGGTGAGCTTCTGATCGCGGCGGTCAACACCTCGATGGACACCTTCGACCAGTCGGTCGGCGGGACGTTCATGGAACGCCGTCTCATCGACTGGACCGCGGCCCGTGCAGGCTACCCCGAGGCGACCCGCGACGGCATCTTCACCAGCGGTGGCAGCCAGTCCAACCTGCAGGCGCTGCTCCTGGCCCGCGGTGAGGCGGAGCGCCGAGGCGTACCTCTGGACCGGCTGCGCTTCCTGACCTCCGAGGACAGCCACTTCTCCATCGCGAAGTCTGCCCGTCTGCTCGGTATGGGCGACGCGGCCGCGATCGCGATCCCGACCGACGCCGACCGCCGGATGGACGTCGTCGCTCTCCGGGCCGCACTCGACGACTGCGTCGTCGACGGTCTCGTCCCCGCGGCCGTCGTGGCCACCGCGGGCACCACCGACTTCGGGGTCATCGACCCGCTCCACGCGATCGCCGACGCCTGCCAGGACTTCAACGTCTGGTTCCACGTCGACGCGGCGTACGGCGGTGGGCTGCTCGCCTCGCCGAGGTATCGGCATCTGCTCGACGGCATCGAGAGGTCGAACTCGATCACGATCGACTACCACAAGACCTGGTTCCAGCCGGTCTCCTCCAGCGCCCTCCTGGTGCGTGACCTGGCCACGATGCAGCACGCTTCCTGGTATGCGGACTACCTCAACCCGCGGGAGTCGGAAAACCCCAACCAGGTCGACAAGTCGCTGCAGACCACCCGCCGCTTCGACGCACTCAAGCTGTGGCTGACGCTGCGCACGATGGGCGCCGACCAGATCGGCGCCTACCTCGAGTCCGTGATCGACCTGGCGCGCGAGGTCTACGACCTCCTCGGCGCGCAGCCCGACATCGAGGTCGTCGCGCCCTCCCAGCTCTCCACCGTCGTCTTCCGCTACCGCGATCCTCTCCTGGACGAGGAGGCACTCGGTGACCTCAACCGCCGGATCCGGGCCGAGATGTGGAGCGGCGGCCGGGGTGTCGTCGCCGCGACCAAGGTCGACGGTCGCCAGTTCCTCAAGCTCACGCTGCTCAATCCCAAGGCCTCCGTGCAGGACGTACTCGAGCTCATCGAGCAGGTGCGTGCGCTGGGTCTCTCTCTGGGCCGCGTCGTTCCGGAGGTCGCCCGATGA
- a CDS encoding MFS transporter, with amino-acid sequence MHHSPTQARRVLAGFAFASLGNGLTLPFLYVYLAQVQDLGSSTAGWMFAWMGLVGLAAAPGVGALLDRFGPRAVLIGALVIEAAAIGSLGFADGTVPTMAVLAGVVVGASPLWPGTTTLLAGMVSAEGRERAYGFAFLGLNVGIGVGGLVSAFLVDVDRPETFQVLYLCDALAYLAYAAVLALLVRSPAGDDAAQEETGGTWGEVLRDRRAVALVGCGVLAVTFGYGQLEAGATAYAVEVAGVPATALGWAFAANAAVIVCGQVILLRLTSGWRRTSALACAVLTWSLAWTVLAAADLMPTAGAIAAVVVGLAIFGLGETLWAPIVTGLANTIAPDHLRGRYNASLGLTLTLGQILGPALAGTLIGSGLGHLWAIVVIGGTLTAGLVLTRLRFLLTAEEDGAAPQAETRREPVDVAAD; translated from the coding sequence GTGCACCACTCCCCCACGCAGGCCCGTCGAGTGCTCGCCGGCTTCGCCTTCGCCTCCCTCGGCAACGGCCTCACCCTGCCGTTCCTCTACGTCTACCTGGCTCAGGTGCAGGACCTCGGGTCATCGACCGCGGGTTGGATGTTCGCCTGGATGGGACTTGTCGGGCTGGCCGCCGCCCCCGGGGTCGGAGCGCTCCTCGACCGCTTCGGACCTCGTGCCGTGCTGATCGGCGCGCTGGTCATCGAGGCCGCCGCCATCGGCTCGCTCGGATTCGCCGACGGCACCGTGCCGACCATGGCGGTGCTCGCCGGCGTGGTGGTGGGCGCCTCTCCCCTCTGGCCCGGCACGACGACCCTGCTGGCCGGGATGGTCTCCGCCGAGGGCCGCGAGCGTGCGTACGGCTTCGCCTTCCTGGGGCTGAACGTCGGCATCGGCGTGGGCGGCCTGGTCAGTGCGTTCCTCGTCGATGTCGACCGCCCTGAGACCTTCCAGGTGCTCTACCTGTGCGACGCGCTGGCCTACCTGGCCTATGCCGCGGTCCTGGCGCTCCTCGTCCGCTCCCCCGCCGGGGACGACGCGGCCCAGGAAGAGACCGGAGGGACCTGGGGCGAGGTGCTGCGGGACCGCCGTGCGGTGGCGCTGGTCGGCTGCGGCGTCCTCGCGGTGACCTTCGGCTACGGGCAGCTCGAGGCCGGCGCGACCGCGTACGCCGTGGAAGTGGCCGGGGTGCCGGCGACCGCCCTCGGCTGGGCCTTCGCCGCGAACGCCGCCGTGATCGTCTGCGGCCAGGTGATCCTGCTGCGGCTCACCTCCGGATGGCGGCGTACGTCGGCGCTGGCCTGCGCTGTCCTGACCTGGTCCCTCGCCTGGACCGTGCTGGCCGCCGCGGACCTGATGCCGACCGCCGGCGCGATCGCAGCGGTCGTGGTCGGCCTCGCGATCTTCGGCCTCGGCGAGACGCTGTGGGCGCCGATCGTGACCGGTCTGGCGAACACCATCGCCCCCGACCACCTACGCGGCCGCTACAACGCTTCCCTCGGCCTCACCCTGACCCTCGGCCAGATCCTCGGTCCCGCGCTGGCCGGCACCCTCATCGGCAGCGGGCTCGGCCACCTGTGGGCGATCGTCGTGATCGGCGGCACCCTCACCGCCGGCCTGGTGCTGACCAGGCTCCGGTTCCTGCTCACCGCGGAGGAGGACGGCGCCGCCCCGCAGGCCGAGACCCGCCGGGAACCGGTCGACGTGGCCGCCGACTAG
- a CDS encoding DUF4232 domain-containing protein, which translates to MPTSIRRRLAPLLLATATIVLAASACSSEPADDGGEQSSPSPSAEPTDEPTTDATDATDAAESGGVCATGDLSFTVTEKSQAGGYYLITASAEPGVTCTLEGRTVEAGFGSGVSGDVKPSEQAEGEPITMTGSIKAYAGVNPHSGPQEGGVQFEEIIVSAHEGDMDPVSLKLPGTAEVDQPIGTNWHTDAAKAVPFSS; encoded by the coding sequence ATGCCCACCAGTATCCGGCGCCGTCTCGCGCCGCTCCTCCTCGCTACCGCCACCATCGTGCTCGCCGCGTCGGCTTGCTCCTCCGAGCCCGCCGACGACGGGGGTGAGCAGAGCAGCCCGAGCCCTTCGGCCGAGCCGACCGACGAGCCGACCACGGACGCCACGGACGCCACGGACGCCGCGGAGTCCGGCGGTGTGTGCGCCACCGGTGACCTGTCCTTCACTGTCACCGAGAAGTCCCAGGCGGGTGGCTACTACCTGATCACGGCGAGCGCCGAGCCCGGCGTGACCTGCACCCTGGAGGGCCGGACGGTCGAGGCCGGCTTCGGCTCGGGCGTCTCCGGCGACGTGAAGCCCAGCGAGCAGGCGGAGGGCGAGCCGATCACGATGACGGGCTCCATCAAGGCGTACGCCGGGGTGAACCCGCACAGCGGACCGCAGGAGGGTGGCGTGCAGTTCGAGGAGATCATCGTCTCCGCGCACGAGGGCGACATGGACCCCGTGTCCCTGAAGCTGCCGGGCACAGCGGAGGTCGACCAGCCGATCGGCACCAACTGGCACACCGACGCCGCGAAGGCGGTTCCGTTCTCCAGCTGA
- a CDS encoding type II CAAX endopeptidase family protein — protein sequence MTTTQPVTQPLTPPLMEPEQGIRAFVRGHQLSTFFVLALAASWLAWTPYILSNSGLGVWDLTFPGGMIGGQLLGMLPGAYLGPIGSAALVTGIVGGRAGLRAWVAGMWRWRASWRWYAGILIGVPAAIIVATQVTGGQMAAPSQAWLFVLVAYVPGLLLQMITTGLAEEPGWRDFALPRLQRKVGPLGSAFVLGPIWALWHMPLFLTDWAGPEVSWYAPFVFTAFCVTFGIVMTWVFNRTGASLPLAMLLHTSVNNYASVASTELFPGVDADEFQLALLLAAGIGAVVVILATRGRLGYVKERARSV from the coding sequence ATGACCACGACCCAGCCAGTGACCCAACCATTGACCCCGCCACTGATGGAACCGGAACAAGGCATACGAGCATTCGTACGCGGCCATCAGCTCTCCACGTTCTTCGTGCTCGCCCTCGCGGCGAGCTGGCTGGCCTGGACTCCGTACATCCTCTCCAACAGTGGCCTGGGCGTGTGGGACCTCACCTTCCCCGGCGGCATGATCGGCGGCCAGCTCCTGGGGATGCTCCCGGGTGCCTACCTCGGCCCGATCGGCAGTGCCGCATTGGTCACCGGGATCGTCGGCGGCCGGGCCGGCCTGCGTGCCTGGGTCGCCGGGATGTGGCGCTGGCGGGCGAGCTGGCGCTGGTACGCCGGCATCCTGATCGGCGTGCCGGCCGCGATCATCGTCGCGACCCAGGTCACCGGCGGGCAGATGGCGGCGCCGTCGCAGGCGTGGCTGTTCGTGCTGGTGGCGTACGTCCCCGGGCTGCTGCTGCAGATGATCACCACCGGACTCGCCGAGGAGCCGGGCTGGCGCGACTTCGCCCTGCCCCGGCTGCAACGGAAGGTCGGACCGCTCGGGTCCGCCTTCGTGCTCGGGCCGATCTGGGCGCTGTGGCACATGCCGCTCTTCCTGACCGACTGGGCCGGGCCGGAGGTGAGCTGGTACGCCCCGTTCGTCTTCACGGCCTTCTGCGTCACCTTCGGCATCGTGATGACCTGGGTCTTCAATCGCACCGGGGCGAGCCTGCCGCTGGCGATGCTCCTGCACACCAGCGTCAACAACTACGCCTCGGTGGCCTCGACTGAGCTCTTCCCGGGCGTCGACGCCGACGAGTTCCAGCTCGCGCTGCTGCTCGCCGCGGGGATCGGCGCGGTGGTCGTCATCCTCGCCACGCGCGGGCGGCTCGGCTACGTAAAGGAAAGGGCCCGGTCTGTATAG
- a CDS encoding histidine kinase — MSDETNRMMPRLTAPVVIGPVVVWLVTTASLVAVPGLDSADAEIGGSPTLGSGGWWVALAVLTAQAVVLLERRSRPLAVLLVVAAASVVLAVSGAGDATSLASAAVLVAVWSAVTSTSLPRRASALAGALTGAGLLVALGTCLSQTSIGLPVGTAVLAGLAHGAGVIAAPALLAATVHARRDARAARTDLADAVEREQSAQIAAAIAQERTAMARELHDIAAHHLTGIAVMTGAVERQIDTDPAGAKESVRQVRTQSTAMLRELRGLVTLLRSPGQTEEASGQERLSQLASLVDEARRAGLEVSLSTLGAVSVTESVGPLAQLSAYRTAQECLANAARHAPGARCEVVLDARDPAAVVVTVRNGPPPVAPVGMPRRRGLGLVGMQERADLTDSTLEAGPTAEGGWQTRLRIPATATAEVAG; from the coding sequence GTGAGTGACGAGACGAACCGGATGATGCCGCGACTGACTGCGCCTGTCGTGATCGGGCCCGTGGTGGTCTGGCTGGTCACCACGGCGTCGCTGGTGGCCGTGCCCGGCCTCGACTCCGCCGACGCCGAGATCGGCGGGAGCCCGACGCTCGGCAGCGGCGGCTGGTGGGTCGCACTGGCGGTGCTCACCGCCCAGGCGGTGGTGCTCCTCGAGCGGCGCTCGCGACCGTTGGCGGTGCTGCTGGTCGTGGCCGCCGCCTCGGTCGTGCTGGCGGTCAGCGGCGCGGGCGACGCCACCAGCCTCGCCTCGGCGGCTGTGCTGGTCGCGGTCTGGTCGGCGGTGACCTCGACGTCGCTCCCCCGCCGCGCCAGTGCTCTCGCCGGGGCACTGACCGGTGCCGGCCTGCTGGTCGCGCTCGGCACCTGCCTGAGCCAGACGAGCATCGGGCTGCCGGTCGGCACCGCGGTCCTCGCCGGTCTGGCCCACGGTGCGGGGGTGATCGCCGCCCCCGCGCTGCTCGCCGCCACCGTGCATGCACGCCGCGACGCGCGGGCAGCCCGGACCGACCTCGCGGACGCCGTCGAGCGCGAGCAGTCGGCCCAGATCGCCGCGGCGATCGCGCAGGAACGAACGGCGATGGCCCGCGAGCTCCATGACATCGCCGCCCACCACCTGACCGGCATCGCGGTCATGACCGGCGCGGTCGAGCGGCAGATCGACACCGACCCGGCGGGCGCGAAGGAGTCGGTACGCCAGGTCCGCACCCAGAGCACCGCGATGCTGCGCGAGCTGCGTGGACTGGTCACGCTGCTGCGGAGTCCGGGGCAGACCGAGGAGGCGAGCGGGCAGGAGCGCCTGTCCCAGCTGGCCTCGCTCGTCGACGAGGCCCGTCGTGCCGGGCTGGAGGTGTCTCTCTCCACCCTGGGCGCCGTCTCCGTCACCGAGAGCGTCGGGCCGCTCGCCCAGCTCTCCGCCTACCGCACCGCGCAGGAGTGCCTCGCCAACGCCGCGCGGCACGCGCCGGGTGCCCGGTGCGAGGTGGTCCTGGACGCCCGGGACCCGGCTGCGGTGGTGGTGACGGTGCGCAACGGGCCACCGCCCGTGGCCCCCGTCGGGATGCCGCGCCGGCGTGGCCTGGGCCTGGTCGGCATGCAGGAGCGCGCCGACCTCACCGACTCGACCCTCGAGGCCGGACCGACCGCCGAGGGCGGCTGGCAGACGCGGCTGCGGATCCCCGCCACCGCGACCGCGGAGGTGGCCGGATGA
- a CDS encoding response regulator, producing the protein MIRVVVADDQPLVRAGLRTLLETEPDIEVVAVAADGAAAVEQALALRPDMVYMDIRMPGRDGISATRELCGPEVADPVPVLVLTTFDIDDYVFGALEAGASGFLLKDAEPDAIVAAVRSVAAGHGTLDTSLTRRVLREVVTRRRTQPVTAARASEVLTTRELDILLHLAEGMSNDEIAQALFLEVSTVKSHLARMMPKLGVKSRLQAAVWAYQSGLVEH; encoded by the coding sequence ATGATCCGGGTCGTGGTCGCCGACGACCAGCCGCTGGTGCGTGCCGGGCTGCGTACGCTGCTGGAGACCGAGCCTGACATCGAGGTCGTCGCGGTGGCCGCGGACGGCGCCGCCGCGGTCGAGCAGGCACTCGCGCTGCGGCCCGACATGGTCTACATGGACATCCGCATGCCCGGCCGCGACGGCATCAGCGCCACCCGCGAGCTCTGCGGTCCCGAGGTCGCCGACCCGGTCCCGGTGCTCGTCCTGACCACCTTCGACATCGACGACTACGTCTTCGGCGCCCTCGAGGCCGGCGCCTCCGGTTTCCTCCTCAAGGATGCCGAACCCGACGCCATCGTGGCCGCGGTCCGCTCCGTCGCCGCCGGCCACGGCACCCTCGACACCTCCCTCACCCGACGGGTCCTTCGCGAGGTCGTCACCCGCAGACGTACGCAGCCGGTGACCGCGGCGCGCGCCAGCGAGGTCCTCACCACCCGCGAGCTCGACATCCTGCTCCACCTCGCCGAGGGCATGTCCAACGACGAGATCGCCCAGGCGCTCTTCCTCGAGGTCTCCACGGTCAAGTCCCACCTGGCCCGGATGATGCCCAAGCTCGGCGTCAAGTCCCGCCTCCAGGCCGCCGTGTGGGCCTACCAGTCGGGACTCGTCGAGCACTGA
- a CDS encoding response regulator, translating to MTTTVLLVDDHPVVRSGLRAVIEAGDALTVVGEAATGEEAIALTGHLHPDVVLCDLRLGSGIDGIRTTIGLRALDPAPVVLILTTFDRDAEVLGAIEAGAAGYLLKDVDPEVIVQGIHRAAAGDMVLAPDLATRVLKGMRSPLPKLTDREIEVLRHLARGATNKEIARTLFVTEATVKSHLAHIFTKLDVDSRSRAIHVAQETGLI from the coding sequence ATGACGACCACCGTGCTCCTCGTCGACGACCACCCGGTCGTACGCAGCGGCCTGCGTGCGGTGATCGAGGCAGGCGACGCCCTGACGGTCGTCGGGGAGGCCGCCACTGGCGAAGAGGCGATCGCTCTCACCGGTCACCTTCACCCCGACGTGGTGCTGTGCGACCTGCGCCTCGGGAGCGGGATCGACGGCATCCGGACCACGATCGGGCTGCGCGCCCTCGATCCGGCGCCGGTCGTGCTGATCCTGACCACCTTCGACCGCGACGCCGAGGTGCTCGGTGCGATCGAGGCGGGAGCCGCCGGCTACCTCCTCAAGGACGTCGACCCGGAGGTCATCGTCCAGGGCATCCACCGCGCCGCCGCCGGGGACATGGTCCTCGCTCCGGACCTGGCCACCCGGGTTCTCAAGGGCATGCGCAGCCCGCTGCCGAAGCTCACCGATCGCGAGATCGAGGTGCTGCGGCACCTCGCCAGAGGCGCGACCAACAAGGAGATCGCGCGCACGCTCTTCGTCACCGAGGCGACCGTCAAGAGCCACCTCGCCCACATCTTCACCAAGCTCGACGTCGACAGCCGGTCCCGGGCCATCCACGTCGCGCAGGAGACCGGCCTGATCTGA
- a CDS encoding sensor histidine kinase: MSVVHVPLGRPGASHPTPAASTVRAMEIGQHVIAVVLTTIGVSRAIGDGAALPAAIVSGLAILAWHTAGTVLPARTSSRHLPVWWLLGFTVIWVAAVAVSDEFVWLAFLLWLLAGHLLPLRWGLVFSAVILVVVLVAPILHRGTTSYADVFGPFIGGIFAFGISRGYLQLLRDAAERERLVTSLRSAQQEMAELQDELLLAQRHSGAIAERTRISRDIHDTIAQALSSIRLLTHAGGNRTTDPESSRTFVQVEALAGDSLADVRRIVEALAPAELEDAALASALRRMLDRAHEEAGLLVELHVDDTLPLLRTEVEVALLRTAQSALANVRLHAGATRAVVTLTDDHDSVRLDISDDGAGFDVAAWERDAGAGSSSYGLRFMRARLRELGGGLDVESTLGEGTAVSAHLPIHGEKS; encoded by the coding sequence ATGAGTGTCGTACACGTGCCACTGGGACGGCCCGGCGCTTCGCATCCGACCCCTGCCGCCTCGACGGTGCGGGCGATGGAGATCGGGCAGCACGTCATCGCCGTCGTACTGACGACGATCGGGGTCAGCAGAGCGATCGGTGACGGAGCGGCGCTTCCTGCCGCGATCGTCTCGGGGCTGGCGATCCTCGCCTGGCACACCGCCGGCACGGTCTTGCCGGCCAGGACGAGCTCGCGGCATCTCCCGGTGTGGTGGCTGCTCGGCTTCACGGTGATCTGGGTCGCCGCCGTGGCCGTCTCGGACGAGTTCGTCTGGCTCGCGTTCCTGCTGTGGCTGCTCGCCGGGCACCTCCTGCCGCTGCGCTGGGGCCTGGTCTTCTCGGCGGTGATCCTCGTGGTGGTGCTCGTCGCCCCGATCCTGCACCGTGGCACCACCAGCTACGCGGACGTCTTCGGACCGTTCATCGGCGGCATCTTCGCGTTCGGCATCTCCCGCGGATACCTGCAGCTCCTCCGCGACGCCGCCGAGCGAGAACGGCTGGTGACGTCGCTGCGGAGCGCCCAGCAGGAGATGGCCGAGCTGCAGGACGAGCTCCTGCTCGCCCAGCGGCACTCCGGAGCGATCGCCGAGCGCACCCGGATCTCGCGAGACATCCACGACACCATCGCGCAGGCGCTCTCCTCGATCCGGCTCCTCACCCACGCCGGAGGCAACCGCACCACGGACCCGGAGTCGTCGCGAACCTTCGTGCAGGTCGAGGCACTGGCGGGCGACAGCCTCGCGGACGTACGTCGGATCGTCGAGGCCCTGGCGCCGGCCGAGCTCGAGGACGCCGCCCTCGCCTCGGCGCTTCGGCGCATGCTCGACCGCGCGCACGAGGAGGCCGGCCTGCTCGTCGAGCTCCATGTCGACGACACGCTCCCGCTGCTGCGGACCGAGGTCGAGGTCGCGCTGCTCCGCACCGCGCAGTCAGCGCTCGCCAACGTACGTCTCCACGCTGGTGCGACCCGGGCCGTCGTCACGCTGACCGACGACCACGACTCCGTGCGCCTGGACATCAGCGACGATGGAGCCGGCTTCGACGTCGCCGCCTGGGAGCGGGACGCCGGTGCCGGATCGTCCAGCTACGGCCTACGCTTCATGCGGGCGCGCCTCCGGGAGCTCGGGGGTGGCCTAGACGTCGAGAGCACGCTCGGGGAGGGCACCGCGGTCTCAGCCCACCTGCCGATCCATGGGGAGAAGTCATGA